A genomic stretch from Myxocyprinus asiaticus isolate MX2 ecotype Aquarium Trade chromosome 24, UBuf_Myxa_2, whole genome shotgun sequence includes:
- the si:dkeyp-117b11.1 gene encoding B-cell linker protein — protein sequence MSFFGKLKPSILHSGPPAPPRRTDNSAEYGWPEEEFDDEDTYEAPPCERPTIKVQPHQVEENVYLGYQDRTPNPVVPKRQAAPPPRPAKIPPKPDLSHDPEEFYIDPNDGKPPEVIRKDKPGKKAPPKRPPMRPPLVPQHDEDVYLDPNEGQEDDTYLEPVADCSPPPRSPARMPVLEKRGRDPPPPIMKPPVPRAKSSSFLNDDSLNKVLPLEVKRSTLSGQLPPLVPANKPVLPIIMPKEPKPSPPLPPSMDSSAPSFGIKSVTQAFAQEAGLQDREWFAGICDRKTAEETVLRFNKDGTFLVRCSNSQSGHQPYTLVVLFHQSVYNIPVRFLDNSHHYALGKEGKKTEELFVSLQEMISHHMKNPILLIDRKSQDKHTTYLSHPVRP from the exons AGTTTCTTTGGGAAGCTGAAACCATCTATACT ACACAGCGGCCCACCCGCCCCACCAAGGAGAACAG ATAACAGTGCTGAATACGGCTGGCCAGAAGAGGAATTT GATGATGAAGATACATATGAAGCCCCACCATGTGAACGTCCCACCATTAAGGTGCAACCTCACCAAGTTGAGGAAAACGTTTACTTGG GTTACCAAGACAGAACACCAAACCCTGTTGTTCCCAAAAGACAAGCAGCACCACCACCACGACCAGCCAAGATCCCCCCA AAACCAGATCTGTCACATGACCCCGAGGAGTTTTACATCGACCCCAATGATGGCAAAC CGCCTGAGGTCATACGCAAAGATAAACCTGGTAAGAAAGCGCCACCTAAGAGACCCCCGATGAGACCACCACTGGTCCCTCAACATGATGAAG ATGTTTACTTGGATCCAAATGAAGGGCAG gagGATGACACGTATCTGGAACCTGTAGCAG ATTGCTCTCCTCCCCCTCGAAGTCCTGCCCGTATGCCAGTCCTCGAGAAAAGAGGACGAGACCCCCCACCTCCAAT AATGAAGCCACCTGTTCCTCGAGCCAAATCT AGTTCATTTCTGAATGATGACAGCTTGAACAAAG TTTTACCACTGGAGGTCAAACGCTCAACACTCTCTGGCCAGTTGCCTCCACTGGTACCTGCCAACAAACCAGTTCTACCCATCATCATGCCCAAAGAACCCAAACCCAG tcCTCCACTGCCTCCATCTATGGACAGTTCAG CGCCCTCTTTTGGAATAAAGTCTGTCACACAAGCTTTTGCCCAG GAGGCGGGGCTTCAGGACAGAGAGTGGTTTGCTGGAATCTGTGATCGCAAGACTGCAGAGGAAACTGTGCTCAGGTTTAACAAG GACGGCACATTTCTGGTGAGATGCAGTAATTCTCAGAGCGGCCATCAGCCATACACGCTGGTCGTGCTCTTCCATCAGAGTGTTTATAACATCCCTGTACGCTTCCTGGACAACTCGCATCACTACGCTCTGGGCAAAGAGGGCAAGAAGACCGAAGAG cTGTTTGTCAGTTTGCAGGAGATGATCTCTCACCATATGAAGAACCCCATTTTACTGATCGACCGTAAGAGTCAAGACAAACACACCACCTACCTCTCACACCCCGTCCGACCCTAa